The Syntrophorhabdales bacterium sequence CTGCTTTTTTCGCTAAGGCAGCAATCTTCGAGAGCCATGGGGTCATGTCTTGAGCTGTTATAGGGAAGACATCATCGTAGACCATCTCCAAACCATACTTGGCCTGCCACTCCTGCTTCAGGCCTTTTATCTGCTCTGCCATGGTGCGACCAAGCGTGTCATCTTTACATATAAGCGCATATGTTTTTACGTTCGGCAGTGCGGCGGCTTTCAGCTTGGGAATATAGACCTTGATGCCCTCAATCTGTGCCCAGCCTACGTCGAACATGATGGGGTATTTTGGTGAAACCACCTCAATACCTTTGGCTTCGCGCACCATGTGCAGCACGGGTATATTGGCTGCGGTGCCGTCCCGCCCCATGATGGTGGCCAGCGCGGGCATCCATCCTCCTATTACCGCATTCACCTTTTCCGTGTTGATGAGCCTGTCGGCCGATGTCCTTATGCCGTCCGGAGAGGCTTTATCATCCGACACAATAAATTCTAGTCTGTACGTTGTGTCGCCTGCGGTAAGGCCTCCGTCTTTATTTAAGAGGTCAGCATAAATGGCCGTTACTTCCGACTCCGGAATCCCCCACGGGGACATGGGTCCGCTGAGGGGCATTGACGATCCTATTTTGAGTACACCTGTCTTGGTCGCTTTCTTTGGCTCTGCTGTCAAGGCGAGGGTGGACAGCACCATGAGGAAGGCAACTACGAGACAGATGCCTGAAAACAATCTCCTGGATTTCATCTTTCTCCTCCATGCTTTTATATTTCAACGGGCTGTAGAGATGTTGTTAGATAATAGATTGCCTCGTCTGACGCGTCAAGCAAAACCCGAAGAATAGAATTGCTTCAATAGTTCGGCGGTTCCCGAATGCATCTTGACACAGCGTGCCGATTAAGCCTATGTTTGAGGTCGAAGCGGAGCCTCTTCACAGCGAGGCCTGTGTGGAAAATGAGAGAAAGGCAAGCACGCACAGATTCGACAGGAGGGTAAATGTCCATCTCGCATCAGAAAGCGATTGTCCGGCGCTATTTTGAAGAAGTGCTTGACAAGAGAAAGATCGAACTTCTTGGTGATCTGTTTGCCGCTGATTGCATCATCCATCGGCCTGAAATGGCAGAACCTATCAAGGGGATTGAAGCGTTCAGGCAAGTCCTTGCCCGTATTCTCGACGTGTACAGCGGATTCTCGACAACAATCCACGATCTGATAGAAGAAGATGATCGTGTGGCATGCAGGCTGAGCCACAAGGCTGTTAATCGTGGCGAGTGGGCCAGCCGCATCGGCCGTCACGCGGTGGCCGGTAAGGAGG is a genomic window containing:
- a CDS encoding ABC transporter substrate-binding protein codes for the protein MKSRRLFSGICLVVAFLMVLSTLALTAEPKKATKTGVLKIGSSMPLSGPMSPWGIPESEVTAIYADLLNKDGGLTAGDTTYRLEFIVSDDKASPDGIRTSADRLINTEKVNAVIGGWMPALATIMGRDGTAANIPVLHMVREAKGIEVVSPKYPIMFDVGWAQIEGIKVYIPKLKAAALPNVKTYALICKDDTLGRTMAEQIKGLKQEWQAKYGLEMVYDDVFPITAQDMTPWLSKIAALAKKADLIFAASATVPNLAMIAKQSYEMGLKVPIVTVPNLTDVGEFIKIAGYEGSQYAYTSGCAPWDSPKTSPKFKDMANRIRKAWKDKHGTDLTFGDSFAWCANHLAAYVSAVTLAHSVKTEDIVRTLESKPIEHFYGTSVASGEKTYGIKRMLTYDASIAKITGREQKPVVTFPTAVP
- a CDS encoding ester cyclase gives rise to the protein MSISHQKAIVRRYFEEVLDKRKIELLGDLFAADCIIHRPEMAEPIKGIEAFRQVLARILDVYSGFSTTIHDLIEEDDRVACRLSHKAVNRGEWASRIGRHAVAGKEVAWQAIAIFRFEEGKIAEEWVSRDELGMLIQLGVLA